The sequence CATCGTGCTGCGCAGTCTTCACCGAAGTGCTGACATCGCCCGCCGATTTCGCGGTTGCCTCGATCTGACGGGTCAGGTTGTGCGTGCTTGCGCTGTTGCGTTCCAGAGCGCTGGCCTGTTCCTCGGTGCGGCGGGCAAGATCATCGGCCGCTGTGCGGATTTCATTCGAGCCGGTGTTGATCTGCGCGACAGAAGCAAGGATTTGCGAAACGATCGCGTCAAGATCTTCCACAGCGGCATTGAAGCTGGTGCGCAGGGGTTCGTACGCGGGTGGGAAGGGTGCATGGATGCGGGCGGTCAGATTGCCACGAGCCAGCGCGTCGAGTTCGATCCCGATAGAGTCGATGACCTGCTTCTGCTCTGCCGCCACAACGGCCCGTTCTTCGGCAGCAGTTCGTTCAAGCGATGCCTGGACCTCGCGTGCTTCGGCCTGGCGGACGATCAACAGTTCCAGTTGATGACAAAGCGCGACAAGCGCTCCGGCCTCAGCGATCAGGACGACGGCGTGCAGCACGACCCGCATCACGTCGGGTCCGTCGGGATAGACGAGCCACGGGGCGAGGAAGTTAGTCGACAGATGATGGACAGCCACCGCCGCCGCGCCTGCAATGATCGGCCGCCAATCTGCGAGAACGGCAAGGATCGCCAGCGCGGCAAAGAATACCATGTGCAGATCGATCATCATTTCGCTGCCCGACCACTGATAGAGCCAGATCATGGGAAAGGCGGTGATCGAAAGTGCCATGGCCGTTCTTGCGCTGGCGTCGATGTTGCCGCGCATCGCAAGTGTTGCGGGGCCCGCCGAGGTGATCAGGGCGAGGATGACCGGGGTCACGCCGGAATCCGCCCGGAACGCTCCGATGGCGGTCACCGCGAGAAGGGCCGCAACGATCCATGCCAGCAGGAGCATGCCTTTTTGCCGGAGTTCAGCGAGGTCATCCATTGGTAATGCTCTTTCCGCTACAGATTTCTTTGGGAAAATTGAGCGCCAGCACGCCGCCTTGCAGAGCTCTCAGAGTTACCCCCTCGGCAGCGTTGACCAGCACCACACTTCCGCCGGGGCCAATCCCGGCGATGTTTGCGCCACGCGCGATCTCGGCACCGATGCGCGATGTGACCGGGTCGCGGGAAAGCGGAATCAGAACGGTTGCCGAACCGTCGCGCGGCACCAACATGGTAAAGCCGATGAGCGCGGCGAAAGCCCCCGCTTGCCAGCGGAGTACCCGCCTGCCCGGAGTTCTGTCGGTCGCACGGTTCAAGTCCATGGTCCCTGCTAATGCGAGTGCCCTTATAACAGGGGCACAACACGCTACGTTTCAATACTTAAATTGCGCAACCACCCGGCTCTTGAGCCCGGTGCGGAATAGGCCAATGGTGCGCAGACCACGCTACGGGAGCCCTCGATGATCAAGCCTGTTGCCTTGCTTGCCTGCGCCGCCCTGCTTGTCGGCGCAACGGCTGCAAAGACCCCCGACGAGATCGCGAACGCCGCCCTGCGTGTCGCACCTGTTTTTGATGGCCACAACGACGTGCCTGAGCAATTGCGTGAGCGGCGCAAGAATATCCTCGACGGTTTTGATTTCACAAACACCCAAAGTACCGCCGATGCCGCCAGCGACCGCGCCGCGATGATGACGGACCTTTCCCGGTTGAAGGTTGGCAAGGTTGGAGCGCAGTTCTGGTCCGTATACGTTTCGGCCGACCTGCCCGAACCGCAGGCGGTGCAGGCTACACTCGAACAGATCGACGTGACCCGGCGGCTCATCGCGCGTTATCCTGACCGGATGCAACTGTGCCTCGACAGCACCTGCGTCGTTGCCGCCCGGAAGGCGGGACGCATCGCCTCGCTGATCGGGATGGAAGGCGGGCATTCCATTGGTGGTTCGCTGGCTGTGCTGCGCCAGATGCACGCGCTAGGCGCGCGCTACATGACGCTGACGCACTTCAAGAATACCGCTTGGGCCGATAGCGGCACCGACGCGCCTGCGCACGATGGCCTGACCCCGTTCGGCGTCAAGGTCGTGCGCGAAATGCAGCGGCTCGGCATGCTGGTCGATCTCGCCCATGTCAGCGAGGCGACCATGGCCGACGCGCTGGCGACAGGCGGCCCGCCGGTGATCGTCAGCCATTCCAATGCCCGCGCGATCAACCATCATGCCCGCAACATCTCTGACGCCACGCTGCGGTTGATCGGGGCGAACGGCGGGATCGTCATGGTCAACTTCTACCCGCCTTATGTGGTCGAGGCGGCCCGCCAGTGGAGCGCTGCCCGCGACGCCGAACAGGCACGCGCCAAGGCGCTTTACCGGGGCGATCCGGTGGCAGCTGCGCAAGTGCTCACCGATTGGGACAAGGCCAATCCGATGCCGCGCGGCAGTGTGGCTGACGTTGCAGACCACCTTGACCACATCTCCAGGCTGATCGGTGCGGACCACGTCGGTCTTGGCGGCGATCTCGACGGTGTAGACACAACCGTCACCGGTCTCGAAGACGTTGCGGCCTATCCTGCGCTATTCACCGAGCTGGCGCGTCGCGGCTGGAGCCAGGCGGATCTTGAAAAGCTCTCCAGCCGCAACATGCTGCGCGTGATGAAAGCGGCGGAAACCTATGCAACAGCACACCGCAATGACGTTCCGCTCGAGAACGAAACCAGCTTCTGACCTTATCAGATGTTATCCAGTTCCATCTGGCGTCATCGCCCGTGCAGGGGCTTGAGCGCGAGCACCGCCTCGTGCATCAAGCGCCAGCTGGCCGCAGCGGCCTTGTAGGAGAGACCTGATGTTCACCCATACGTTCCTTGGCACCAACGACATCGAAAAGTCGCGCAAGTTCTATACGGCAGTTATGCAAACCCTCGGCCACACCACGGCTGTGCCGCTTCCGCATGGCACCGCATTCCCCTCGGAAGCAGGCTCGCTTATCGTCGCCAAGCCCGGCAACGGCGAGCCGCATACCGTGTCGAACGGCTACACGCTGGGCTTCAAGGCAGCGAATTCGTCGGCGGTTGACGCATGGCACGCAGCCGGCCTCGCAAATGGTGGCACCTGCGAAGGTGAACCGGGCGTGCGCGTCAACGCGCCGGGCCAGCAGTACGGCGCCTATCTGCGCGATCCCGATGGCAACAAGATCTGCACCTTCGCGCCAAACCCTAACGCCTGATAAGCGCTTGAGCGGGCGGGGTGATCCCCGTCCGCTCACATGTCGGTGATCCCGTAGGGCACCAGATCCCGCGTGTGTGGATCGACAAGGATCGCGCGGTCGCTCGGCGGAAACGCGCGCTGGTCACAGTTGTCGCGCGGACAGATGCGGCACGAAATGCCGATACGAGTGACCGTCTCAGGGCGTTCGAGATTCAGCCCGTCGGCATAGATGAACTCGTCGGCAAGCGCAGCCTCGCAACCCAGTGCCACCGCATATCGGCGCGGCGGGCGGTAATAGCTGCCGGTCGGCTTCACCAGGCCCTTGGCGATAGAGACGTAACGCACGCCATCGGGCATTTCAGCGGCCTGGACGTGGATGCGGTCGGGGATCGCCACGGCTTCGTGCACCACCCATAGCGGGCAGGCGCCGCCGAAACGCGCGAACTGCAGCCGCGTGGCCGAGTGGCGCTTGGTGATATTGCCGGCCATGTCCACCTTGCAGAAGAACATCGGAATGCCACGCGCCTGCGGCCGCTGGAGCGTGGATATGCGGTGGCAGGCCTGTTCGAAGCTGGTGCCGAAGGTCTGGCGCAACTGGTCGATATCGTGACGCAATTCCCGCGCGCGCGCCCGGAACCATTCGTAAGGCATGAGCAGCGCCCCTGCGGCATAATTCCCGAGGCCTACAGTCAGCAATTGCCGCGCGGCAACCGACTGCAGCGTGGCGTCCTGCACGATCGCGGCGATTTCCTCGCGCAGAGCCAGGGCGGCGAGTTGGTAGGCCATCTGGAAGCGCCCGCTCTCGATCGGCTGGTTGGGGTCGAGCGTCAGCCGCTGGGCAACCGGATCGAACAGCCGCATGGCCCCGCCAACAGCATACTCCACAGTCACGCCATTTGCTTCAAGCCACCCTGCCATCTGGGCTAGCGAGGGCGAGACGCCCGTGCCTGAGAGTCGCAGGGCCAGGCGTTCGGCGGCACGGTCAATGGCGTCGACATAGTTGTTGGCGTGATGGAACCAGTCGCGCACTTCCTCCCACGGAAGGCGCCCGCCCGAAATGTTGTCGGCCCCCAGCGCCTCGTCAATGATTTCCAGCCGCTGGGTCGAACGGCGGCTCTGATCGTGCAGCCGGACGAACGCCTCGGCGAAGGCAGGGTATTGCTCGGCTACACGCTCGATCTGTTCGCTCGACGCGCTACCCGCCAACATCAGGTCGGACGCTGCCTCACGCAGCGCCGACAGCACCGGCTCGACCCGGTCCGAGGCGAAATCCTCCCAGTCCACGGGGAATGCGGAGCGCAGCCGGTCGGTCAGCGCCGGAGTCAGCGGGCGTTCGTCATTTTCGAGCTGCGAGAGATAGGATGCGCTGATCCCCATCAGCGATGCCATCTCGCCCTGCCGAAGTTTGCGCGTGGTGCGCAAGGTGCGCAACTGCTGTCCTGCAAAGAGCCTGCGTCTGACCATTCCGGGGGTCCAATTTGCAAAGTTCGTGTTCGCAAGTTTGCAGAATAACATTGGACTTGGCAAGCCGCGTGGCGCATCGGCAATCTTGCAAATGCCGGTCACGCGAGGGTTTGAAGTATGTCTGCCAATATTGCCGAGATGGAAAAGCGCCGTCAGGCGGCACGCATGGGTGGCGGGCAGAAGCGCATCGATGCACAGCACGCCAAGGGCAAGCTGACCGCGCGCGAACGCCTCAAGGTGCTGCTCGACGAAGGCAGCTTCGAAGAAGTCGACATGTATGTCGAACACAACTGCACCGATTTCGGCATGCCCGACACGGTCATTCCGGGCGACGGCGTGGTCACCGGATCAGGCACGATCAACGGCCGTCTCGTCTATGTATTCAGTCAGGACTTCACCGTGTTCGGCGGCTCGCTGTCCGAACGCCACGCGCAGAAGATCTGCAAGGTCATGGACATGGCGCTTAAAGTCGGCGCGCCGGTGATCGGCCTGAATGATTCGGGCGGTGCACGCATTCAGGAGGGTGTCGCCTCACTTGGAGGCTATGCCGAAGTGTTCCAGCGCAATGTGCTGGCCTCGGGTGTGGTGCCGCAGCTTTCGCTGATTATGGGGCCTTGCGCGGGCGGCGCTGTCTACAGCCCGGCAATGACCGACTTCATCTTCATGGTGAAGGACAGCTCGTACATGTTCGTCACCGGACCGGACGTGGTCAAGACGGTCACCAACGAGATTGTTACGCAGGAAGAGCTGGGCGGCGCAGTCACCCACACCACCAAAACCTCGGTCGCCGACCTTGCGCTGGAGAATGACATCGAGGCGCTGCTCGCGGCGCGCGATTTCTTCGATTTCCTGCCGCTCTCGAACCGCCACGAGGTGCCCGAGCGCCCCACGTCGGACCCCTATGACCGGCTTGAGCACAGCCTCGACAGTATCGTGCCTGCCTCGGCGGCGCAGCCCTACGACATGCACGAAGTCATCGCCAAGACGGTGGACGAGGGCGAGTTTTTCGAGATCCAGCCCAAGCATGCGGGCAACATCATCACCGGGTTTGGCCGTATCGAGGGTCGCACTGTCGGCATAGTCGCCAACCAGCCGATGGTTCTGGCGGGCGTCCTCGACATCAACTCATCGAAGAAGGCGGCACGGTTCGTGCGGTTCTGCGATGCGTTCAGCATCCCGATCCTGACCTTCGTCGACGTTCCGGGCTTCCTTCCGGGCACGGCGCAGGAACACAACGGTATCATCAAGCACGGCGCCAAGCTGCTGTTCGCCTATGCCGAGGCGACCGTGCCCAAGATCACCGTGATCACCCGCAAGGCCTATGGCGGCGCTTACGACGTGATGGCCTCCAAGCACCTGCGCGGCGATCTCAACTACGCCTGGCCCACCGCCGAAATCGCGGTGATGGGTGCCAAGGGTGCGGTCGAGATCATCTTCCGCGGCCTCGGCCCCGAAGGCATCGCCGAGAAGACCAAGGAATACGAAGACCGCTTTGCCAACCCGTTCGTGGCGGCAAGCAAGGGCTTCGTCGATGAAGTGATCCACCCGCATTCGACCCGCCGCCGCGTCGCTCTGGGCCTCCGCAAGCTCAAGACCAAGAGCCTCGAGAACCCGTGGAAGAAGCACGACAACATTCCGCTGTGACGCCGGGCAATCCGGGCCGAAATTTTTGGGAAAGACTGACATGAACGACATCTACATCGTATCGGGTGCCCGCACGGCCATCGGTTCATTCGGTGGCAGTCTCGCCTCGCTCCGTCCCGCTGAACTCGGCACCATCGTGATGAAGGCCGCGATCGAGCGCGCCGGAATTTCGGCGGACAAGGTCCAGAACGTCGTCGTCGGCACGGTCGTAGCGACCCAGCCCAAGGACGCCTACGTAAGCCGCGTCGCTGCCGTAAACGCAGGCGTTCCGATCAGCGCGCCTGCCATGAACGTCAACCGTCTGTGCGGCTCGGGCCTGCAGGCCATCGTCTCGGCCGCGCAAGGGATTGCGCTGGGCGAATACAACGTTGCCATCGGCGCCGGAGCGGAATCGATGTCGAACGCGCCGCACATGACCGGCGCGGGCCGCAACGGCGTCAAAATGGGCAACCTGGTGTTCGAAGACGCGATGCTCGGTGCATTGCACGATCCGTTCGAAGGTTTCCACATGGGCATAACGGCCGAGAACGTAGCCGAACGCTGCTCGATCTCGCGCGAAGAGCAGGATGCGCTGGCAGTGCTCAGCCAGACCCGCGCCGCTGCTGCCATCGCTAACGGCTATTTCAAGGACCAGATCGTCCCGGTCGAGATCAAGACCCGCAAGGGCACGACCGTTTTCGATACCGATGAGCATGTGCGCGGCAATACCACGCTTGAGGCCCTTGCCGGCCTGAAGCCAGTGTTCAAGAAGGACGGTTCGGTTACCGCAGGCAATGCCTCGGGCCTCAACGATGGCGCAGGCGCCGTCGTTCTGGCGAGCGGCGAAGCGGTTGCTGAATTGGGCCTGAAGCCGATGGCGAAGATCCTCGGTTGGGGTCACGCCGGGCTTGAACCGGAGCTGATGGGTCTTGGCCCGGTCAACGCCGTGCCAATCGCGCTCAAGCGCGCAGGCCTGACGCTCGACCAGATGGATGTGATCGAAGCGAACGAGGCCTTCGCCGCGCAGGCTTGCGGTGTGGCCAAGGAACTGGGATTCGATCCGGTCAAGACCAACCCCAACGGCTCGGGCATTTCGCTCGGCCATCCTATCGGCGGCACCGGGGCGATCCTGACGGTCAAGACGATCTACGAACTGCAGCGCACCGGCGGCAAGTATGGCCTGATCACGATGTGCATCGGCGGCGGTCAGGGCATCGCCATGGTCGTCGAAAGGGTCTGATGTGAAGCTGGGCCGCCTCAACCACATCGGCGTCGCCACGCCCGATATCGACGCTTCCATCGCATTCTACCGGGATGTGATGGGGGCGGCCGACATCACCGAACCGTTCGTGCTGGAAAGCCAGCAGGTCCGGGTCTGTTTCGTGAACACGCCGGGCGAGAACGGAACTGCGGGCACGCAGATCGAGCTGATCCAGCCGACCAGTCCGGACAGCGCGGTGGGCAAGTGGCTCGCGGCCAACCCATTGGGCGGCCAGCACCACCTTTGTTACGAGGTTCCCGACATTCACGCCGCCAAGGCGTGGTTTGAAGCTCAGGGCAAGCGCGTGCTGGGCGAACCCCGCATCGGCGCGCATGGTACGCTGATCTTTTTCGTGCACCCCAAGGACATGGGCGGGCAACTGACCGAGATCATGGAAGTGCCGGGGGCCGGACATTGAGGTTAAGTCCTTCCCCCTTGATGGGGAAGGATACGAAGCCTGGTCCCTGCAAGGGGATAGGCTAAGTTGGATGGGGGTGAGGGGCCTCGCACTGCAGACGCAGTCACCCCCACCCAGCTACGACTAGGCAGCACGCTGCCAAGTCTTCGCATCCCTCCCTCATCAAGGGGGAGGAAAAAGGACGGACGATGACCGACAAGACACTGGCCGATTGGCAAGCCGCCGCCACCAAGGAAGTCAAGGGCAAGGATCTGACCTGGCAGACGCCGGAAGGCATCGCCGTCAAGCCGCTCTACACCGCCGAGGATGTGACGGTTGACCCAGGTCTGCCCGGCTTCGCGCCGTTCACGCGCGGCGTGCGGGCCTCGATGTATGCGGGCCGTCCCTGGACCATCCGCCAGTACGCCGGTTTCTCTACCGCCGAGGAATCCAACGCCTTCTACCGCCGCAACCTTGCTGCGGGCCAGAAGGGCCTCTCGGTTGCTTTCGATCTTGCCACGCACCGTGGCTATGACTCCGATCACCCGCGCGTAACCGGCGACGTCGGCAAGGCGGGCGTCGCCATCGATTCGGTCGAAGACATGAAGATCCTGTTCGACGGCATTCCGCTCGATCAGATGTCGGTGTCGATGACCATGAACGGCGCGGTCATCCCGATCCTCGCGTTCTTTATCGTTGCCGGTGAAGAGCAAGGCGTTGACCGCAAGCTGCTCGATGGGACCATCCAGAACGACATCCTCAAGGAGTTCATGGTCCGCAACACCTACATCTACCCGCCCGAGCCATCGATGCGGATCATCTCGGACATTTTCGGCTACACCAGCCGCGAGATGCCCAAGTTCAACTCGATCTCGATTTCCGGCTATCACATGCAGGAAGCGGGCGCGACGCAGGTTCAGGAACTGGCGTTCACCATCGCCGACGGCATGGAATATGTGAAGTACGGCGTGGCCTCAGGGCTGGACATCGACAAGTTTGCGGGCCGCCTGTCATTCTTCTTCGCCATCGGCATGAACTTCTTCATGGAAGTGGCCAAGCTGCGCGCCGCGCGCGTGCTGTGGCACCGCGTGATGACCAAGCTGGGCGCGCAGGACGAACGCAGCAAGATGCTGCGCACCCACTGCCAGACCTCGGGCGTCAGCTTGCAGGAGCAGGACCCCTACAACAACGTCATCCGCACGACGATCGAGGCGATGGCCGCGATGCTGGGCGGCACCCAGTCGCTGCACACCAATGCGCTCGATGAAGCCATCGCACTGCCGACCGACTTTTCCGCCCGCATCGCGCGCAACACGCAGATCGTGATCCAGGAAGAGACGGGCATGTGCAACGTGGTCGATCCGCTCGGCGGGTCGTACTACATCGAAAGCCTGACCCAGGAACTGGTCGACAAGGCGTGGGAAATCATCGAGCGCGTCGAGAGCGAAGGCGGCATGGCCAAGGCCGTGGCGGCGGGCTGGCCCAAGGCGATGATCGAGGAAGCCGCAGCCGGACGTCAGGCGCGCGTTGACCGCGCCGAAGACGTGATCGTCGGCGTGAACAAGTACCGCCTCGCCACCGAAGACCTGCTCGAAACGCTCGACATCGATAACGACAAGGTGCGTCAGGGCCAGATCGCCCGACTCAAGTGGGTGCGCGAGAACCGCGACGAAACGAAGTGCCGTGCAGCGCTCAACGCGCTGACCGAAGGCGCGAAGACCGGCGGTAACTTGCTCGAACTCGCGGTCGAAGCCGCACGCCACCGCGCCACGCTGGGCGAAATTTCCGACGCGATGGAACTGGTGTTTGGCCGCCACGGCACGTTCCCGACCCCGGTCAAGGGCGTCTACGGTTCGGCCTACGCGGGCGACAGCCGCTACAACCAAGTGGTCGAAGGCGTAGAAGCCGTCGGTCGCCGCCTCGGCCGCACCCCGCGCATGCTCGTCGCCAAGATGGGCCAGGACGGCCACGATCGCGGCGCGAACGTGATCGCGTCGGCCTTTGGTGACATGGGCTTCGATGTCACCAGCGGCCCGCTGTTCCAGACGCCCGAGGAGGCCGCAAAGCTGGCGCTCGAAAAGGACGTGGACGCCATCGGTGCCTCGTCGCTGGCGGCAGGTCACAAGACCCTGATCCCCGAACTGATCGGTCACCTGCGCGCCGCCGGACGCAGCGACATCAAGGTCGTCGCAGGCGGCGTGATCCCGCCGCAGGACTACGACTTCCTGCGCGAAGCCGGCGTACAGGGCATCTACGGCCCGGGCACCAACGTGGTCGAAGCTGCGGCTGATATGCTGCGCCTGCTGGGGCATAATATGCCGCCTGCGGACGCTTGATTTATTGTCCCCCTCCCGCTTGCGGGAGGGGTTAGGGGTGGGCATCCCACCTCTCTATCATTGACCGAAGCTTGCAGGAGCAAGGCCCACCCCCGGCCCCTTCAGCAAGCGGGAGGGGAGCGCCAGAGTGTTCAAGAAAATCCTGATCGCCAACCGTGGCGAAATCGCTTGCCGGGTTATCAAGACGGCGCGCCGCATGGGTATCCAGACGGTTGCAGTATATTCGGACGCCGATGCCCGCGCGCCGTTTGTCCAGATGGCAGACGAGGCGGTGCACATCGGACCTTCACCCGCGTCGGAAAGCTACCTGATCGCGGACAAGATCATTGCGGCGGCCAAGCAGACCGGCGCGGACGCTGTGCATCCGGGGTACGGGTTCCTCTCCGAGCGCACGAGCTTCGCCGAGGCACTGGCCGCTGAAGGCATCGCGTTTGTCGGGCCTCCGGTGAACGCCATTGCCGCGATGGGCGACAAGATCGAATCCAAGAAGCTGGCCCTGAAGGCGGGCGTCAACGTCGTGCCCGGTTTCGTGGGCGAAATCGACGATACCGAACACGCCGTGCGCATCTCGGAAGAGATCGGCTATCCGGTGATGATGAAGGCCTCTGCAGGCGGCGGCGGCAAGGGTATGCGCCTTGCCTATAACGAGCAGGACGTGCGCGAGGGCTTCGAGGCGACCAAGCGCGAGGGCCTGAATTCTTTCGGCGATGACCGCGTGTTCATCGAAAAGTTCATCCTCAATCCGCGCCATATCGAGATCCAGATCCTCGGCGACAAGCACGGCAACATTCTTTACCTGAACGAGCGTGAATGCTCGATCCAGCGCCGCCACCAGAAGGTGGTCGAGGAAGCGCCTTCGCCGTTCGTCACACCCAAGATGCGCAAAGCGATGGGTGAACAATGCGTCGCGCTGAGCCGCGCGGTGGGGTATTACAGCGCGGGCACGGTTGAACTGATCGTCTCGGGCGCGGACCCGACGGGCGAGAGCTTCTACTTCCTTGAAATGAACACCCGCCTGCAGGTGGAGCATCCCGTCACCGAAGCGATCACCGGCATCGATCTGGTCGAGCAGATGATCCGCGTGGCTTACGGCGAGAAGCTGGCCATGACGCAGGACGACATCAAGATCGACGGCTGGGCGATCGAAAACCGCGTCTATGCCGAGGACCCTTATCGCGGGTTCCTGCCCTCGACCGGTCGCCTGATCCGCTACAACCCGCCGGTCGCCGGTTGGGAAGATGACGGCGCGGAAAATGGGCGCCGCGGCGTGGACGGCGTGCGCGTGGATGACGGCGTCTATGAAGGCGGCGAAGTGTCGATGTTCTACGATCCGATGATCGCCAAGCTGATCACCTGGGGGCCGACGCGCGATGCCGCTGCGGACAAGCAGATCGAGGCGCTTGATGCCTTCGAGATCGAAGGCCTTGGCCACAACATCGATTTTGTCAGCGCCATCATGCAGCATCCGCGCTTCCGTTCTGGCGAATTGACCACCGGCTTCATCGCGGAGGAATATCCCGAAGGTTTCCATGGCGCGGCGACAGGCGAAGACCTCAAGCAGACGCTGGCAGCGCTTGCCGCATTCCTCGCCACGGCCCGGTCCGACCGTGCCCGCCGTGTGGACAGCCAACTCGGCGACGAACTCGATCCGCCTTACGAATGGGCGGTGAAGATCGCGGGCACGACCTACACGGTTGCGCTCGACGAGGACGAAGTGACGGTGGACGGCAAGGCCATCAATCTTGCGCTGGAATACACGCCGGGTGACCGGATGGTGCATTGCGAGATCGATGAAAGGCCGCTCTCGGTCAAGGTCGAGCCCACCCGTGCGGGCTTCAAACTGACGACGCGGGGGAGCATCCACAGCGTGCAGGTCCTGCCCGCGCACATCGCGCCCTACACCCAGCACATGATCGAAAAGATCCCGCCCGACCTTTCGAAGTTCCTGATCTGCCCGATGCCGGGCCTGCTCGTCACGCTCAACGTCGGCGTGGGTGATACGGTCGAGGCCGGTCAACCGCTGGCGGTCGTCGAAGCCATGAAAATGGAAAACATCCTGCGCGCCGAGAAGTCGGG is a genomic window of Novosphingobium sp. MMS21-SN21R containing:
- a CDS encoding acetyl/propionyl/methylcrotonyl-CoA carboxylase subunit alpha yields the protein MFKKILIANRGEIACRVIKTARRMGIQTVAVYSDADARAPFVQMADEAVHIGPSPASESYLIADKIIAAAKQTGADAVHPGYGFLSERTSFAEALAAEGIAFVGPPVNAIAAMGDKIESKKLALKAGVNVVPGFVGEIDDTEHAVRISEEIGYPVMMKASAGGGGKGMRLAYNEQDVREGFEATKREGLNSFGDDRVFIEKFILNPRHIEIQILGDKHGNILYLNERECSIQRRHQKVVEEAPSPFVTPKMRKAMGEQCVALSRAVGYYSAGTVELIVSGADPTGESFYFLEMNTRLQVEHPVTEAITGIDLVEQMIRVAYGEKLAMTQDDIKIDGWAIENRVYAEDPYRGFLPSTGRLIRYNPPVAGWEDDGAENGRRGVDGVRVDDGVYEGGEVSMFYDPMIAKLITWGPTRDAAADKQIEALDAFEIEGLGHNIDFVSAIMQHPRFRSGELTTGFIAEEYPEGFHGAATGEDLKQTLAALAAFLATARSDRARRVDSQLGDELDPPYEWAVKIAGTTYTVALDEDEVTVDGKAINLALEYTPGDRMVHCEIDERPLSVKVEPTRAGFKLTTRGSIHSVQVLPAHIAPYTQHMIEKIPPDLSKFLICPMPGLLVTLNVGVGDTVEAGQPLAVVEAMKMENILRAEKSGKVKLVNAKAGDSLAVDAIILEME